The proteins below come from a single Verrucomicrobiota bacterium genomic window:
- a CDS encoding GNAT family N-acetyltransferase: protein MNGPVQLVEIPRTPAGVSRFLKVSYGIYGDDPNWVAPLLVDLEKVFTNANPLFQHAEMKLWVAVRQGKDVGRIAGIVDRHYNEYHKVAAAFFGFFESINDAAVSQPLFQAAIAWARQHGATTMLGPMNPTTNDECGLLVKGYDSPPVFMMTYNPPYYAELIEAQGFAKTKDLLAFYFDLKNTPMERFNRLAAKFAKREPQIKIRPILRKNLEADLGKIKEVYNEAWQENWGFVPMTDLELNFMASRLKPMLKEGISYLAELPGETVGFLLALPDFNQAMKPLRGHLITPHIFSFIPYLLGWKETNIVRVITLGVKNKYRGRGIEAAMLADGLRQGFKLGFKFVEASWILEDNIAVQRVIELFGGYPYKTYRIYEKTIH, encoded by the coding sequence ATGAATGGTCCCGTGCAACTGGTGGAAATTCCGCGCACGCCAGCAGGCGTTTCCCGTTTTCTCAAGGTGAGTTACGGGATTTACGGCGATGATCCCAATTGGGTGGCCCCGTTATTGGTGGACCTGGAAAAGGTGTTCACCAACGCCAATCCGCTATTCCAACACGCAGAGATGAAGTTATGGGTGGCTGTGCGGCAGGGCAAAGATGTTGGCCGCATCGCCGGCATTGTGGATCGCCACTACAATGAATACCACAAAGTCGCCGCCGCGTTTTTTGGTTTTTTTGAATCCATCAACGATGCCGCCGTGAGCCAACCACTATTCCAGGCGGCCATTGCCTGGGCGCGTCAACACGGCGCCACCACGATGCTGGGGCCCATGAATCCCACTACCAACGACGAATGCGGCTTGCTCGTCAAAGGGTATGATTCCCCGCCGGTTTTCATGATGACTTACAACCCACCGTATTACGCGGAACTGATCGAGGCCCAAGGCTTCGCTAAAACCAAGGATTTGCTCGCCTTTTATTTCGACTTGAAAAATACCCCGATGGAACGGTTCAACCGGCTGGCAGCCAAGTTTGCCAAACGGGAACCACAGATAAAAATCCGCCCTATTTTGCGGAAAAATCTGGAAGCCGACCTGGGTAAAATCAAAGAGGTTTATAACGAAGCCTGGCAGGAAAACTGGGGCTTTGTGCCCATGACCGATTTGGAACTCAACTTCATGGCGAGTCGGCTGAAGCCCATGCTGAAAGAGGGCATTTCTTATCTGGCCGAACTGCCGGGAGAAACCGTCGGGTTCCTCCTGGCACTGCCGGATTTCAACCAGGCGATGAAACCTTTGCGCGGACACCTGATCACCCCGCACATATTCAGTTTCATCCCTTATCTATTGGGATGGAAGGAGACGAATATCGTGAGGGTGATCACGCTGGGAGTAAAAAATAAATATCGCGGACGCGGTATTGAGGCCGCCATGCTGGCAGATGGGCTGCGCCAAGGGTTCAAGCTGGGATTTAAATTTGTCGAAGCTTCCTGGATTTTGGAGGACAATATCGCCGTTCAACGAGTCATTGAATTATTCGGAGGGTATCCGTACAAAACCTACCGAATTTATGAAAAGACCATTCACTAG